TTTACTGTGTAACTCCAACTCAGAacctttttgattttctttaagtaCAAAATGTTTCAGAGACTGATTGATCAAATGGAGGAAGGTATTGGTTTTGCTGCACCTCATTTATCTGTGTCAGCCCAAGAAATTCTGACAGCAAGAATCTGTCAATTCTGAAATCTTTATTATACAGCAATgttccactgaaaaaaaaatctttgtgacGGAAAAAGCACTGAGCAGAAGCTGGATTCATGGAGTGTGGCTGAAGATGGGCTCATGTTTATGTACATTTCctgttataaaatgtaaaattgttaaCATTTCAGCAGAATGAAAGATCTCAAAGCTCCTGTCATTCTGAAAGTTggaaattattttcaatatacaagaagctaaaatcacaaatttgttgtttttagtccatttggttaaaaacatataGTTGTTATCAAAGGTTAAATCTATAAACCGTATTCTCAGTGTGCCACTAaataatatacatattttaaaacgtGTATTTGAAATACAactacagtaaaaaataatttggactGGATTTAAGTCACAAATTGTTGCTGTTATCCATGTATGGCAGCCAAAAGTGGAGGATGCAAATGCAAATTCCTGTGCATGAAATGAGGAAAACTGTTGAATTACTCACAAAAACAGccagagaaaaatgtttaaatgtggaACCACTGACTTGGATACATAAGCAATGACTTAGAATGACCCCAGCAAAGTGCAAAATAAGTTCTTAAGCCACAAAATAGTGGAGGGCAAAACCGAACAAGCAACAGAAGGAAACAGATTTCACTAAACTAAAAGAACACACAACAAATATCGGTAAAGTCCTATTATTTGTTATACACCTATAGGGACTGACAGGTTTTTATACTAAATGGAGGCTTTTTATACGTTTATGTTATATTACATCAaggtttttaatacttttatgttttgttattAACAAATTGATGGATGTATTGTTACATTAacccacatggagctccagCCCAGTTGAAACCAGTCAGGGGAAGCTTCCTCCACCAAATCAGTAATTctccactgaaaaacaaagctgtaaATGATCTTGTTGGCAGGAGCAGCTAGAGATATTGACCACTCAAACCTTAAATTTTGTAAAGATGACCATATAAGGTGTTAAGGCCTTTGGGGGGGTTCCCTCTCTCCTGAAAAACTTTGGCTTGAAGCCACACAAGGCCCACcttggatatatatatatatatatatatatatatatatatatatatatatatatatatatatatatatatatatatggactCTATTTTACAGGTCTTTATCTGTCACAGTTAAGACCCAGGTTACTCTCTGATccaaatttttattaaaaggacGAAAATTCCGTTTTTTTGGTCAGTTCTTCCTCATCAGTGAACACACCAGAGGTTAACGGGGGCTTCCTCATACGATTGAGGTGTGACATTTGTTCTACACATTCATCCCCCAgcggggaggggtgagctgaaGACACAGGTGCTCTCAGAAGCTATTTGGTGGTTAACTCCCCCAAATCCAACTATTTAATACCGAGTGTCAAGCAGAGAGAGTTTGGTCCCATTTTAAAGTCGTTGGTATGACTCAaccatggatttgaacccacaaccttccagttTCAGGGCAAAAGGCCTCTGAGCTGGTAACTTAGCAGccagaataaataaagcatCGCTCATTACTACCAAGGCATGAAgttattttggcttcttggtcTTCATAAAAGTTTATGGACTTTAATTTGTATTTCAATTGTAATTTAATGCTATGTAATCCAAAAAAGGGATCAACTACTGTGTCTTaatcaatttcatttttatttaaatatatatatattttaataaagatgTCAGTTTATAGAgaataatcaaatgttttgtggTTAAAGTTAAGTAACATTGAGTCAGTGTTTCAtctgtaaaagttaaaaaaacaaaaaaacaaattggttCCATTTGTTAATTTCCCAACAGATTCCTGGAACTTCATTTGAGTTTTCTAAGtgtttgctttaattttaaGAAGAGATCTATCTAAAATGAAGAAAGTAtaatagttcttttttttttaccttgctATGAATATTTAGAACAGAAgacttattttaaattgatttttgtcaatttctggttggtatttttttttgattttgtaaacGAGTCATGACAGCAAATACATgaataagaaacaaaacacaaatcagcttcaaattctttatttgtcttttttatgtaagtCAGATGGAATAGAAGCAGCTAATTATGTAAAGCTGCTGGACTTAATATTTTGGATCGGATCACTCAGTTGCTAGCCATGGTGCTCTCCAGCCAGTCGTTGAAAATGCAGACCTGAAAGTAAATAGATCAGAGTTACAGCAAATAATCAGCGTGTCATTCCATATATATGCAAGGCGACTTTTCACAGCTGGGATTAAatttctttgaatatttttcttcttcaaaagtCACCTTGGCGTAGACACCAGGGTGGTTCCTCTCAGCGCATCCGTATCCCCAGGAGACAATTCCCTGCAGCTGGCCGTTGCACACAACGGGGCCACCAGAGTCACCCTGACAACAGAGAGCAGATAATGATGGAGGCAGAAAAAAGAGAATTGCATCCTATGTGATAAACAACACGCTTAACATGATGAGTCTGCAGAAAGCCATTGAAATACCTGGCAAGAGTCCTTGCCTCCCTCCAGGTATCCAGCGCAGAACATGGAGTTGGTGATCATGCCGGGGTAGGAGTTGTTGCAGTCGGAGTCAGACAGGATGGGGATGTTCAGGCACTGCAGCTTGTCGCCGTCATCAGCTGGAGGAGACAAAATCAGATggtgaaaaaactcaaaatggaCTCTTTCAATAAATCAACTGGAGCAAAGAGCAGGAATTATATCTCACCGGGGTTCATGGTGTTACCCCATCCAGAGACCAAGCACATGGTGCCAGCAGGAGCGCAGCTGGAGGGCAGAGACACGGGCTGCACGTACTGGTTGAGGGTGGCAGGAGTGCTCAGCTTGATCAGCATGATGTCATTGTCAATGGTGAAGGAATTGTATCCGGGGTGACGGATGACACGGGAGGAGTCGATGAACTGCTCAGATCCCTCGTTGATCCGGATGTGGTGCTCTCCCAGACGCACCTGCAAACGGCTAAGAGACAATTCAGACCATTACACCCGTTTCAGTGCAACAAGGACGTTCTCTGAAGAATTCCGTCTTCTTACGACTGGTAGCAGTGAGCAGCAGACACAACCCATTCGCTGTTGACCAGAGAGCCGCCGCAGAAGTGGTAGCCAACGTTCAGAGACACCTGATGGGGCTGGGAGTAGGGGGTGCACTCGTACCCTCCGACGATCTTGTCGTCATCGAGGGCGACTGAAAACACATCAGGAAGTTAAAGTCTTGCTTTCAACATGACAGCGCCTAAAGCTAAACATTTAGTATGAGTTCCTCACACTAAGTCTATGTGACCTAATTTAAAATCGGCCCTGGTCTCCCTTTAAGAAGAGATCTCATCTCAATTGGACTTCCtgttaaaattaagtttaaaacaaaaaaatactaatcaAGCAGAAAGTTTTGTTGgataaaacaaagacaaagttctaaaagaggaaaataattcACACAGAGACACTCACAGGCGGCTCCAATGAGCAGAACGAAGACCAGAGACCTCATGGCTGCTGAGTGATCCTGTTGATGAGACCACTTCACCTGCAGTCCGGGTTTATACCCTCAGAGGGAACTGCCCCAGCACCTGCAGAGCCCTCATTGGTCAGAAAAGGACCAATCTCTGAGGCGCGCTCtaagattatttatttcaaagataAGATATGAAGAACTTTagttgcaaatttaaaaaaaaattattgagtCTCTTTAAgggagaaaatatattttgttgtttcactACAGAGTTCACCCCTAAGTtggtagtttttgtttgtttttaattatttcaataaaagtgTATATTTTTCTGCATGTCTATTAACAAAACAGCTTAAGATGAGAAAAACTACTTacattttctccagttttttcaaataaattcaattatttaaatCTATTAAGCATATTACCACAACATAGTATATTAATCATGCATTACATGTACATTCAGTGGTTTATGACTGatgacatttgtgtttaaaactaCTAAGACCTTATAAGGAAACGTGTAGCCTGACTTTTATTTAGACACAATAATCATCTGAAATTGATCAATTCCTAACAGATACTTTAGGATAGTCATCGTGgacactttcattttttctcaaaattccTATCAGCACATATATATTCCTAACAGTTGCCTTTCTCTGGGCAGGTTTATCCATCGCTATATTTGGATTTGTTTGAACATCATATCTCACAGCTGTGTTCTTCTCAGCAGCTGTTCACTACAAGCCTTAAAAAAGGCTGATTTTTGTTAAGAATTTCTAGATAtgcattttcctcttttttagtTCACTACTTTTGTACATTCTAACACATGAAAACTGGTGAAAATGTGCAATTTGAATTCAAAACACCAACCTAATGTGTCTTTACTTAGTAATACTGATGGTaaggaaagtttttttaatcaaattgtttcaaaatgaagaaatgtaatgattttattaaatcaaCAAGCTAGTTTCTTGAACTCCATTATTACTTCTACTGCTGTACGTCCTTCATACAAATGACTGTGAATCGACACAACAAGGCCACCACATTGTTAAAAGTGATGACACATTTGTTCCtctgtacggtggccctgaagggcaagTAATCActcaacataaaaatatgtcaaagattaataaaacaaattataaaacAGTATTAATTTTTAGACATCAAAAACGCTTCATACCAAAttacttttgattaaaatattgaacgaATGTCAACATCCAATCACCGGTGTCCATTAGTACCTACTTTTTtggtttcttattgtgttttattttttgcatttcattttcatttctggaACGTACtttcgtttttttcttaaaacttttccttttttagaattgtgttttgttttattttcatttttctttttttatttctaaaattgtattgtttctttctttaaattactattttttttttctttaatggttATTGTGATCTTAAGTAAGGTGGGATTTGAACTTCTGGGCCACCGTACCTCTGCAACTACACTCCAGCAGCGATATAAGAAACAGTGTCCTGAGCTGTacctttaaaaagctaaaaagatgattgaaaCCTTCTCACCAAGACAAAAGTCTAAGTTAGTCAGCTCCACCATGTAGGAATTTGTGGaaacttctcctctcctctgcaaagaatttgaaatgtttgaacaAAAAGTCTTGGGGAGCCTCGTCAAACTCTAACCACTTTGTATGATCAGTGAGTCCAGGATGGAGTTCTCTTGGGATGTAGACGTTTCTATCCAGCTTTTAGAGCACAAGCGAGAAAACAACCTTTACACTGGAAGCAATCCAGATCCTCAACAATAGTTTTAGACTATTGTCTTAAGCTTCAGATAAATGTGCCTTAAtgcattttacatatttattactAAAGTTCATGCTGTTGTTTTCACATCTATTCAAAACTGTTAGTTTCGTCTAAGTCCCAACTTTGTCATTGTGTGACTGCACCTTCTACTCCCCCTCTGGGAACAATAAAGTTACTTGAATTGAATGAAATTGAGCTGAGTTGTTTTTCCAGTACAGGAGATGTCGCCCTAAATCATTACACCGTATCCACTAAAAGATGTCGGTGTAACAATCAGCAGAGTTCTTTGCTCCACATGTCGACCCTGAAATCCAATCGCTTCAGGCAGAATGTGAACTCACAGCTAAATATAATGTCCCCCCCACATGAAGGACAGTCCTAACAAGCCCCCAGGCAGCCCAATTAAATCAGGTATTGGCTTCTGCAAACTTTCAGCGTAAAACTGTAGGTTGCTGCCCACAACTATCAACAACCTCTATAGAAACTGGACTCTTCATTTCAAGCTAAATACATTTAGTTGAAAATTCTCATGTTTTTAGTCTTGATGTTAAGGAATTTCTTCAAACTGGAGTTTTTGTAAATCACAAAGAGCAACAGTTGAGACATTTCCACaaggacattttaaatgaatatattaAGATCAACAGAAAGAAGAAGCTCCTTCAATATATTTACAAGAGTGAATCTAATTCATCTAGCTCTCTTTTAAAGCCACAATTTACTtgatttttgtattgtttttcttcatcatttctcTCAAATCAAACCACCACTTTTAAAATATCTCACTGAAAACCTTCTCTCATGCTTCCTTTTATTactaaagtcatttattttaaattttacaaatatatagtGATATTTGAAAGTAACTGGGTTATAAAGAGATGAGCAGTTGCCCTGCAGTAGATACAGTCAGTcaatgtaaaaacattaaaaattacaactacatttaaaaaacaaacaaaaaaaaatcgcattgtcaaattaaaaaaataaacctatattttagaaaacaaaacacatttccgAAACTTAAAAtgaagtgttaaaaataatgaaaaacaagaaaccCCACTGGTACACTGCTGATAGGATAATGGTGTTTGATTCTTGAAGGAGGAAAGCAAAAGGAAGTTTTTCCTGAAATGTGGTGAAGAGTTGATTGAGAAATCACCAAGCTTTTACAGTGGCTGTGTGtccaaaaaagattaaataaatatcttcCATCAGAAGATATTGCCATGCTGAATACATTTGAAAAGGTGAACATCTAATCAGTGATGTCCCTATCTTTTCTAGTGTcttatttggtttcatttttttggcatttcatttcgatttttgaaaattaattttgtttttgaaacattttcttatttccCTTAAtgtttttggaattgtgttttttttattgttgaatcCTAAAATAGATATCTAAACCTAATTTTAGTGATTGTGTATATGTACTGTAGTCTTCTTGTAATTCTATTCCTAGTGAAATGTGCTTTAcaaaacatggtaaaaacaaatttttcatgAAGAACTTCCAGCATTCATTACCAAAGCCATTACTCCTCATAAGCTATAAAATCAACTCCAAAAATCGGAATATAAAACACTCACAACAATagaatttgattcaattttgcTGATATGAAGACATGCATGAAAGTTACTCTTctgggatctgcaacctttaatgctaaaagagccacACGGTCCAGTTTTTTATTGACCAAAACACAGCAAGAACCACAAAGTCCATCCTCaacatttacagaaatacaCTAGTCATGCTTTTGTGGCCATTTATTTATACCGTAACaagtagctttaaaataattgaaatccaaaagtgttttttttttaataaaaaacaactgtatCCTCTtgacttttgacagcagcacatttaagttcatttcacaataaaatacaccctgtgtcaaataatcctcctgctgcagaagacgtacttgaattaaaaatacaagaaaattaatattggtgtaaaattctgttttttaaaaaacctatacatgtaaatgtaattataGAAATCTTTGCCTCTGAGTAACAACTACATTGCTGTGCAGCAGACTATAAGAATATGTGTGTAACTTAACAAgcttaatatttattaaaattgagAGAAATTTTCTTTCAATCCATAGAGCTACAATTGTGGGATAGAAGAGCCGGATGTGGCTGCAGTCTAACTCAAAAATATCTTTATGAAGATTTGAGTCCTCTCAGGGAATGCTGATGTAACCTTTACTTAATTTCCAGCTTTAAATCTATACTTAATGACTTTATTAGATCAGCACGAACCAGTCTTTTAAATTCACTGATTCTATTGAGGATTTACTCAGTACTGTATGATGTGTGGGCAATTTAGTACAGAATTTTGACAGCTTTAAATCAGGAAACAAAAGGTAGATTACATCTCTGTCAGGATTTTCACTGTTTTCCTAATGGATTAAACAATGTCTGGTTTAACTGCACACATTGGGAAGCTTTCCAAATCCATTGACAACAAATCACTTAGCATATCATAAACCATATATTAATAGGATTTAGTCTTAAATCGTGATGTTTTTCCATAAAACTGATACCATTCTTACTTTTAAagtttgcaataaaaataaaacaatatgctttttttttatgcacCAGCCGGTGACTTTCACTCACTAAAACCAGTTACTggcagttttatgttttttgttactTGATCTTTCTGTGATCATTACTCTTCATGTGAGTGTTTTTGCACTGTGGTTGTGAAAAAAGCCATCTGTTGTCCAGCGTCAAGGTTAATGATGACATACACCTGCTGACAAAAAcgctttttttccacattatatGAAAATATGTCTCTGTTATACTTTTACTGCATTTGGGTAAATTCACATGAGAATTTATATCAtgctattattattaatttgctTCTAGATGTCTACACACAAGTGGTTTTTGGTCTTGTTCCTTCAGGCTAAGTTTCAGcccaaataaatatttgactttcCATCATCCACAACCGGTCATTTCAGGACCGGTCAAAGATAACAGTGGGAGGTTTCTTctgcatgtgaaaaaaaaaagaggattttaccTTCTATAAAAACCAGGGTTGGAGATGAAGTCCTCTCATCATCAGGATCACTCAGCAATCATGAGGTCTCTGGTTTTTGTTCTGCTCATCGGAGCTGCCTGTAAGCCTCGGTTTCAAATAGAATATATCATGGACTGCATAATAATATGTtagatgtttattattttacgATGTGTTTTCAGTCGCCCTTGATGACGACAAGATCGTCGGAGGGTACGAGTGCACCCCCTACTCCCAGCCCCATCAGGTGTCTCTGAATGTTGGCTACCACTTCTGCGGCGGCTCTCTGGTCAACAGCGAATGGGTTGTGTCTGCTGCTCACTGCTACCAGTCGTAAGAAGACGGAATTCTTCAGAGAACGTCCTTGTTGCACTGAAACGGGTGTAATGGTCTGAATTGTCTCTTAGCCGATTGCAGGTGCGTCTGGGAGAGCACCACATCCGGATCAACGAGGGATCTGAGCAGTTCATCGACTCCTCCCGTGT
This sequence is a window from Oryzias melastigma strain HK-1 unplaced genomic scaffold, ASM292280v2 sc00819, whole genome shotgun sequence. Protein-coding genes within it:
- the LOC112141012 gene encoding trypsin-2 translates to MRSLVFVLLIGAAFALDDDKIVGGYECTPYSQPHQVSLNVGYHFCGGSLVNSEWVVSAAHCYQSRLQVRLGEHHIRINEGSEQFIDSSRVIRHPGYNSFTIDNDIMLIKLSTPATLNQYVQPVSLPSSCAPAGTMCLVSGWGNTMNPADDGDKLQCLNIPILSDSDCNNSYPGMITNSMFCAGYLEGGKDSCQGDSGGPVVCNGQLQGIVSWGYGCAERNHPGVYAKVCIFNDWLESTMASN